The bacterium genomic sequence CTAACACATTTTTGAGGACCTAGCGATATTGCTCATAGCATTGCACTTTATTGCAATATTAGAGGCAACTTTGCCTTCCTTGCGGCCGAAAATAAAGGGTGTGGGGGAGCAAGCGGGGGTATCTCATGTCGGATGTGAAGGCCGCAAAGGGTGATCCAATAATTGATGTGATGGAGGAGTGTCGCGTTGATGCGAGCGCGTGCATGCTCTCGGAGCTTCCTCCCGACGCCTCTGTTGAGGATGAGGATGCGATCGCCGAATACGTCGATCAGTACAGAGAGACGCTCGACGGGCTGGCTACGCTCGATCTGGATCTCTTCACCCTGGACTCGCGCGATCTCGAGGCGCTCACTGAGAGAAAAAACGCGGATGTGCTTGCGGAACTCATCGCGCGCGATCCGGCATATCAGGTCCTGAAGCATAGGCGCACGGCGCTCGAATTCGAAGCGACGAGGCTCGATCCTGTCGGCCACAGCCCGGGGATACCGTCCGCGCATTACAAGAGGCTTGTGTATCTGCTGCAGGCCGGTCTCGCGCAGCTTGTCGATCCCACGCTTACTCCCAACGGCCGTTTCGGCCCGCAGACCAGGGACGCGCTTGCGGATTTCCAGGACAATCGCGGAATCGACCGCTTGGGCGGCGAGCTCGTGGACCAGGGGACTGTGGACGCGCTCGTCTGTGAACTGCGCTTCGACCTCGCGGGAATAAGGCAGCGGCTCACCGATGCGCAGGAATTATTCATGAACGACAAGGTCCAGCCCTTCTTCATAAACGGCCCTGACGATAGCGATGTCGACGCGCGTAATTTTGTGCGGGCGGCACTCGAGGATGCGATGATATGGGTCGGCGCGCTGAACGGGCGCGTGAACCTCTCCAGCCCTGCAGGGAAAGAGGCGCTGCAGGTTGCGATCGAGGATTACATAGGCAAGACGGTTGACCTCGTCGGAGAACGCGCCGTCGCCGACATCCTGAACGCCATAGATCTGGAAAACCCGGTCGTAGAGAGAATCCGCTGATAAGCCTGAAATCAGAATGAAATCGCCGTTAAAACCTCGTCAAAAGGGCTCTGGCAGGAGTATGGCCTGCGCTGAAAAGGGCCATTTTTAGAGCTAAAATCGCTGTTTTCAGAGGTAAAATCGACCGAAAATCAAAAATTCCCCTTTTTTTTCAGAATGGGATCTGCTATAAAAAGTCAAGTTTCAAGTGCTGTTTAACAATCTTGGCGTCGCGAACAAGCGGGCCGCGCGCCCTCAATGAGGAGGAGTTATGCCGAAGAA encodes the following:
- a CDS encoding peptidoglycan-binding domain-containing protein, translating into MSDVKAAKGDPIIDVMEECRVDASACMLSELPPDASVEDEDAIAEYVDQYRETLDGLATLDLDLFTLDSRDLEALTERKNADVLAELIARDPAYQVLKHRRTALEFEATRLDPVGHSPGIPSAHYKRLVYLLQAGLAQLVDPTLTPNGRFGPQTRDALADFQDNRGIDRLGGELVDQGTVDALVCELRFDLAGIRQRLTDAQELFMNDKVQPFFINGPDDSDVDARNFVRAALEDAMIWVGALNGRVNLSSPAGKEALQVAIEDYIGKTVDLVGERAVADILNAIDLENPVVERIR